The Mustelus asterias chromosome 18, sMusAst1.hap1.1, whole genome shotgun sequence genome has a window encoding:
- the gphb5 gene encoding glycoprotein hormone beta-5 has product MGVPLDLQHDREMEQRLRRKQTLRTELNQPGVRLHHAHGSDMPANRPSTLLYGVPFRHSSESTTASPVISVNKLKCVVCLRLNLRHIIWGSLILQLLVVYVNVLPASNISLRTFIGCAVREFTFLAKKPGCKGLRVSTDACWGRCETWEKPVLDPPYIDAHHRVCTYNETRFVTVKLPNCRPGIDPFYTYPVAVRCDCGVCSTATTECETL; this is encoded by the exons ATGGGAGTGCCTCTGGATCTGCAACATgacagggagatggagcagaggctgcGGAGAAAGCAGACTCTCCGTACTGAGCTTAACCAACCTGGAGTCAGACTCCACCATGCTCATGGCAGTGACATGCCAGCCAATAGACCGAGCACCCTCCTGTATGGTGTTCCTTTCAGGCATTCATCTGAGTCCACTACAGCA TCTCCTGTCATCAGCGTTAACAAATTAAAATGTGTGGTTTGTCTTAGACTGAACCTTCGCCACATAATCTGGGGAAGTCTCATTCTTCAGCTGCTGGTTGTTTATGTAAATGTCCTCCCAGCCTCCAACATCAGCTTGCGAACATTCATCGGTTGCGCTGTCAGAGAGTTTACATTCCTGGCGAAGAAACCTGGATGTAAAGGTTTACGAGTCAGCACGGATGCTTGCTGGGGACGATGCGAGACCTGGGAG AAACCAGTTCTCGATCCTCCGTATATCGACGCccaccatcgagtctgtacctatAACGAAACCAGGTTTGTCACAGTGAAACTACCCAATTGTCGGCCTGGGATAGACCCATTCTACACCTACCCTGTGGCAGTGCGGTGTGACTGCGGCGTCTGCTCAACTGCAACTACTGAGTGCGAGACTCTATAA